One segment of Paenibacillus rhizovicinus DNA contains the following:
- a CDS encoding ADP-ribosylglycohydrolase family protein, giving the protein MTLSLAAYKEKVLGCWVGKNIGGTLGAPFECKRAVYDFDFYTQDLNGEPLPNDDLDLQLVWLNAVEKYGRRTDAKILGEYWLSYIVPNWGEYGAGKNNLRQGIVPPLSGYVNNVFRDSNGAFIRSELWACLAPGHPEIAVQYAYEDAIVDHSHEGVYAEVFFAAIESAAFVENDRDTLIDIGLSYIPADCGVARGAASARDAHSRGLSWQEARIQVLNDVPGSFGIIGMEPDDLPKDVAVGPMGYDAPGNVGITLIGWLYGEGDFGSSICIANNCGEDTDCTAATLGSILGIIGGEAGIPEKWKAPIGDSIKTLCVNLGDQGLRIPKTVGELTERIIRLAPSFLGSDIVDVITAERGYDVAVNEGGALYSRKQRINTWTYRGFEEKLSQSPFQVSYDFVIFSAIADYAEAPFVQEGAEKTVKIIIDNNLFMQQWLTFKWHLPAGWSVSPGPVVGAGLEQYHCNLGRTELTFRLLSQDLQQARYDVLLEISSQGRPTKGIIPFVFINGQPIA; this is encoded by the coding sequence ATGACATTATCGCTTGCGGCTTATAAGGAAAAGGTGCTCGGCTGCTGGGTCGGCAAGAACATCGGAGGCACGCTGGGCGCGCCGTTCGAATGCAAACGCGCGGTGTACGATTTCGACTTCTACACGCAGGACTTGAACGGGGAACCGCTGCCGAACGATGATCTCGATCTGCAGCTCGTCTGGCTGAACGCGGTGGAGAAGTACGGCCGCCGGACGGATGCGAAAATACTCGGCGAATACTGGTTGTCCTACATTGTCCCGAACTGGGGCGAATACGGGGCAGGGAAGAACAACTTGCGTCAAGGGATCGTGCCTCCGCTATCCGGCTATGTGAACAACGTGTTCCGGGACAGCAACGGCGCCTTCATCCGTTCGGAACTATGGGCGTGCCTGGCTCCAGGGCATCCCGAAATAGCGGTGCAGTATGCGTACGAGGATGCGATCGTGGATCACAGCCATGAGGGAGTCTACGCGGAAGTGTTCTTCGCGGCGATCGAAAGCGCGGCGTTCGTGGAGAATGACCGGGATACGCTCATCGACATCGGACTGTCCTACATTCCGGCGGATTGCGGCGTGGCCCGCGGCGCGGCCTCGGCTCGCGATGCCCATTCGCGCGGCTTAAGCTGGCAGGAAGCGCGCATTCAAGTGCTGAACGACGTACCGGGCAGCTTCGGCATTATCGGCATGGAGCCGGATGACTTGCCGAAGGATGTCGCCGTCGGCCCGATGGGCTACGACGCGCCGGGCAATGTCGGCATTACGCTCATCGGCTGGCTGTATGGGGAGGGAGACTTCGGCAGCAGTATCTGCATCGCCAATAACTGCGGCGAAGACACGGATTGCACGGCTGCGACGCTGGGTTCCATCCTCGGCATCATCGGCGGGGAAGCGGGCATTCCGGAGAAATGGAAAGCGCCGATCGGCGATTCCATCAAGACGCTCTGCGTTAATTTGGGCGATCAGGGGCTGCGCATACCGAAGACTGTGGGCGAGCTGACGGAGCGGATTATCCGCTTGGCGCCGTCGTTCCTCGGGAGCGATATCGTCGATGTGATTACGGCCGAACGCGGGTATGACGTCGCGGTCAACGAAGGCGGCGCGCTCTACAGCCGGAAGCAGCGGATCAATACGTGGACGTATCGCGGATTTGAGGAGAAGTTAAGCCAAAGCCCGTTTCAAGTGTCGTACGACTTCGTCATTTTCTCGGCGATCGCCGATTACGCGGAAGCGCCGTTCGTGCAGGAGGGCGCGGAGAAGACAGTGAAGATCATCATCGACAACAACCTGTTCATGCAGCAATGGCTGACGTTCAAGTGGCATCTGCCGGCAGGCTGGAGCGTCTCCCCGGGCCCCGTGGTCGGCGCCGGACTCGAGCAGTATCATTGCAACCTCGGACGGACGGAGCTGACGTTCAGGCTGTTATCGCAAGACTTGCAGCAGGCGCGTTACGACGTGCTGCTCGAAATCAGCTCGCAAGGCCGTCCGACCAAAGGCATTATTCCGTTCGTCTTCATTAACGGCCAGCCAATCGCTTAA
- a CDS encoding ABC transporter ATP-binding protein, protein MNRQSKGRSEYADLLRRYLLPQKNTLWILAALLVLTIGLQLVNPQIIRYFIDSAQSGSSLRPLLIAASLFIGFSVLQGGVTVLATYFSENLGWKTTNALRSDLAAHCLSLDMPFHKSQTSGAIIERVDGDVNALANFFSSMIIHLLGNLLLMLGIIVLLFRESWLIGAGMTVFVIAAVFVIQKIRKFNGPFWKDWRQASAELYGFIGEQMEGTEDIRANGASGFVMGRFHRMLPNMLRVRLRAFLGFASMWNTTIIVFTLGNAMAFAISAYLWKTDAISLGTVYLIFFYTELLAKPIEKIRTQMEDLQKADASISRIRTLFETRSSIEDGPGAPLPEGPLAVAFDGVTFSYEDNAEEPTLSGLQLELAPGEVLGLLGRTGSGKSTIARLLLRFYDPQQGAVLLGGTDIRDCKLSGLRKRVAMVTQNIEIMEGTIRDNLTFYDDAIPDARIVEVLEQLGLGGWYGSLPDGLDTMLASGGGSLSAGEAQLLAFARVFLTDPGLIIMDEASSRLDPLTEQRIEEAIGKLLANRSCIIIAHRLATVQRADRIAILENGVVIESGRRTALAADPKSRFSAMLATGLEEVLA, encoded by the coding sequence ATGAACCGGCAATCGAAAGGCCGCTCGGAATACGCCGACCTGCTTCGGCGCTACTTGCTGCCTCAGAAGAACACGTTATGGATTCTTGCAGCGCTGCTCGTCTTGACGATCGGCCTGCAGCTTGTCAATCCGCAAATCATCCGATACTTTATTGATTCGGCGCAGTCCGGAAGCTCTTTACGGCCGCTGCTGATCGCCGCGTCGCTATTCATCGGCTTCTCCGTGCTGCAGGGCGGGGTAACCGTACTGGCTACGTATTTCAGCGAGAACCTCGGCTGGAAAACGACGAATGCGCTGCGAAGCGACTTGGCGGCACATTGCTTGTCGCTCGATATGCCGTTTCACAAATCGCAGACATCGGGCGCCATTATCGAGCGCGTCGACGGCGACGTGAATGCGCTGGCGAATTTCTTCTCCAGCATGATCATTCATTTGCTCGGCAATCTGCTGCTCATGCTCGGCATTATCGTCCTGCTGTTCCGGGAGAGCTGGCTCATCGGCGCGGGCATGACGGTGTTCGTCATCGCAGCCGTGTTCGTCATCCAGAAGATCCGCAAGTTCAACGGGCCGTTCTGGAAGGATTGGCGCCAGGCGAGCGCGGAACTGTACGGGTTCATCGGGGAGCAGATGGAAGGCACGGAGGATATTCGGGCCAACGGCGCGTCGGGCTTCGTCATGGGACGATTCCATCGGATGCTGCCGAACATGCTCCGAGTGCGGCTGCGCGCGTTTCTGGGCTTCGCCTCCATGTGGAATACGACGATTATCGTCTTTACGCTCGGCAACGCAATGGCATTCGCCATCAGCGCTTACTTATGGAAGACGGATGCGATTTCGCTCGGCACCGTGTATTTGATCTTCTTCTACACGGAGCTGCTTGCCAAGCCGATTGAGAAAATCCGCACACAAATGGAGGATCTGCAGAAAGCCGACGCCAGCATTTCGCGTATTCGGACGCTGTTCGAGACGCGTTCCTCGATCGAGGACGGTCCCGGCGCGCCGCTGCCGGAAGGGCCGCTTGCGGTCGCGTTCGACGGCGTGACGTTCTCGTACGAAGACAATGCCGAGGAACCGACGCTGAGCGGGCTGCAGCTGGAGCTTGCGCCAGGCGAGGTGCTGGGACTGCTGGGGCGGACGGGCAGCGGCAAGTCGACGATCGCGCGGCTGCTGCTTCGCTTCTATGACCCGCAGCAAGGCGCCGTTCTGCTCGGCGGCACCGACATTCGCGATTGCAAGCTGAGCGGGCTGCGCAAGCGGGTCGCCATGGTTACGCAGAATATCGAGATCATGGAAGGGACGATTCGCGATAATCTGACCTTCTACGACGATGCGATACCCGATGCGCGGATTGTCGAAGTCTTGGAGCAGCTCGGACTTGGCGGCTGGTACGGATCCTTGCCGGATGGCCTGGATACGATGCTTGCATCGGGAGGCGGCAGCCTGTCTGCCGGAGAGGCTCAGCTGCTCGCCTTCGCCCGCGTATTCTTGACGGATCCGGGTCTCATCATTATGGACGAAGCTTCTTCCCGTCTGGACCCGTTGACCGAACAGCGGATCGAAGAAGCGATCGGCAAGCTGCTCGCGAACCGGTCGTGCATCATTATCGCGCATCGTCTGGCGACCGTGCAGCGCGCGGACCGGATTGCCATTCTCGAGAACGGCGTCGTCATCGAATCGGGCAGACGCACGGCGCTTGCGGCCGATCCGAAGTCGCGGTTCAGCGCGATGCTGGCGACAGGGCTTGAGGAGGTGCTCGCATGA
- a CDS encoding AraC family transcriptional regulator encodes MDTMDEVLQMSRLTKLDVKWSSELQGNEHIAEPKANPNFELLMVTEGPVYLQAGGRRMELQSGECYLLMPWEQHSGYRPISASAGFYWVQFSADPPLRLPGGTPDEAAAAMPNRPRLAAQDLRTAKDDGCAADALLLPRRFKPRNRYELLRLFELMGAQLAEPRGYYRYRCSLLLAQMLELLAHGLLEREQLQHDMPSTFLLYRRIVNKLDEDYMKNPSSEALEQSLHHNYEYLCQIFKKYSGTTIVSYIHQLQIQRAKHLLAATGAMIKEVAEQVGYQDPYYFSRIFKKLEAISPQQFRNLAMRSGAPRD; translated from the coding sequence ATGGATACGATGGACGAAGTGCTTCAGATGTCCCGCCTCACGAAATTAGACGTGAAATGGAGCTCCGAGCTTCAGGGCAACGAGCATATAGCCGAGCCGAAAGCGAATCCGAACTTCGAGCTGCTGATGGTGACGGAAGGTCCCGTCTACTTGCAGGCAGGCGGGCGGCGAATGGAGCTGCAGAGCGGGGAGTGCTACCTGCTTATGCCCTGGGAGCAGCATTCCGGCTATCGGCCGATTTCGGCGAGCGCCGGCTTCTATTGGGTGCAGTTCTCGGCCGATCCCCCGCTTCGCCTGCCGGGAGGCACGCCGGACGAAGCCGCGGCCGCCATGCCGAACCGCCCCCGGCTGGCCGCCCAAGACTTACGAACGGCCAAGGACGACGGTTGCGCGGCCGATGCCCTGCTGCTCCCCCGCCGCTTCAAACCGCGCAACCGCTACGAGCTGCTGCGGCTGTTCGAACTCATGGGCGCGCAGCTGGCGGAGCCGCGCGGCTATTATCGCTATCGCTGCTCGCTGCTGCTCGCACAGATGTTGGAGCTGCTAGCGCACGGACTGCTGGAGCGCGAGCAGCTTCAGCACGACATGCCCTCGACCTTCCTGCTCTATCGGCGGATCGTGAATAAGCTGGACGAGGATTATATGAAGAATCCCTCCAGCGAGGCGCTCGAACAGAGCCTGCATCATAACTATGAATATTTGTGCCAGATCTTCAAGAAATATTCCGGCACGACGATCGTTTCCTACATTCATCAGCTGCAAATTCAACGGGCCAAGCATCTGCTCGCCGCCACCGGCGCCATGATCAAGGAAGTCGCGGAGCAGGTCGGTTATCAGGATCCCTACTATTTCTCCCGCATATTCAAAAAGCTGGAGGCGATCAGCCCCCAGCAGTTTCGGAATCTTGCTATGCGCAGCGGCGCCCCGCGCGATTAA
- a CDS encoding ABC transporter ATP-binding protein, producing MTTFQFLMRLITFRPLLYAVNALSWTIIYLIPIVPGLITQQFFDSLTGEDTLKVGTWGIIALLLAASLARVAMIYVGCITDVQFRFRVAMILRRNLLGHVLKQPGARAIPVSPGEAISYFRDDVDQTEEAVSWSVDVFGLACFAAVSSYILLKIDVQMTLLVFVPLILVVTVAQLATSRLQKYRAASRESTARVTGAISEMFSNVQAIQVAGAEDRVIARFRSFNDDRRKTMLKDKLLGETLDAVFTNSVNLGIGLILLLAGTKMRGGEFTVGDFSLFVYYLTFVTQVISNVGKFMTYFKQMNVAMKRMLELLQGASAKVLVMKDALPLRKGSDAAVKQEKGANVREPLHTLEVTGLSYRFPDTGRGIEDIRLQLRGGSFTVVTGAIGSGKTTLVRTLLGLLPKDEGTIAWNGKPVEDPGTFFTPVHSAYSAQIPRLYSDTLRNNILLGHHEGGGALDRAVHDSVMEYDIAHLHQGLETVVGPRGVKLSGGQMQRAAAARMLVREAELYVFDDVSSALDVETEQKMWERLFEGRGNATCLVVSHRRAALAHADHIIVMKDGRIENEGTVDELLASSETFRELWYGESASQ from the coding sequence ATGACGACGTTTCAATTCTTGATGCGGCTGATTACGTTCCGGCCGCTGCTCTATGCCGTGAATGCCTTGTCATGGACCATTATTTATTTGATTCCGATCGTACCCGGACTGATCACGCAGCAGTTCTTCGACTCGCTGACGGGCGAGGATACGCTGAAGGTCGGCACTTGGGGCATTATCGCGCTGCTGCTGGCGGCGTCGCTGGCGCGCGTGGCCATGATTTACGTCGGCTGCATTACAGACGTGCAATTCCGGTTCCGCGTGGCCATGATCCTGCGCCGCAATCTGCTCGGACATGTGCTGAAGCAGCCCGGCGCGCGGGCGATCCCGGTCTCGCCGGGGGAGGCGATCAGCTATTTCCGCGACGATGTCGACCAGACGGAGGAAGCCGTAAGCTGGTCCGTGGACGTATTCGGCTTGGCTTGCTTCGCCGCGGTGTCGAGCTATATCCTGCTGAAGATCGACGTGCAGATGACGCTGCTCGTATTCGTGCCGCTCATTCTCGTCGTAACGGTGGCGCAGCTGGCTACGTCGCGGCTGCAGAAGTACCGGGCGGCCAGCCGGGAATCGACGGCTCGCGTAACGGGCGCGATCAGCGAAATGTTCAGCAATGTGCAGGCCATACAAGTGGCGGGCGCGGAGGATCGCGTCATTGCGCGGTTCCGGAGCTTTAACGACGACCGACGCAAAACGATGCTGAAAGACAAGCTGCTCGGCGAAACGCTGGACGCCGTTTTCACAAACTCCGTGAACCTCGGAATCGGCCTTATTCTGCTGCTGGCCGGGACCAAGATGCGCGGCGGCGAATTCACGGTCGGGGATTTCTCGTTGTTCGTGTACTACTTGACGTTCGTAACGCAGGTCATTTCGAACGTGGGCAAGTTCATGACGTATTTCAAGCAAATGAACGTTGCGATGAAACGGATGCTGGAGCTGCTCCAAGGCGCGTCCGCCAAGGTATTGGTCATGAAGGACGCACTGCCGCTCCGTAAGGGCAGCGACGCTGCAGTCAAGCAGGAGAAAGGCGCGAACGTTCGCGAGCCGCTGCATACGTTGGAGGTAACGGGCTTGTCTTACCGGTTCCCTGACACCGGCCGGGGGATCGAGGACATCCGCCTGCAGCTGAGGGGCGGATCGTTCACTGTCGTCACCGGCGCTATCGGCTCCGGCAAAACGACGCTCGTGCGGACGCTGCTCGGGCTGCTGCCGAAGGACGAAGGCACGATTGCGTGGAACGGGAAGCCGGTCGAAGACCCTGGCACGTTCTTCACGCCGGTCCACAGCGCGTATTCCGCGCAAATCCCGCGATTGTATAGCGATACGCTGCGCAATAATATATTGCTCGGCCATCATGAGGGGGGAGGCGCGCTTGATCGCGCGGTCCACGATTCCGTTATGGAGTACGACATCGCTCATCTGCATCAAGGACTCGAGACGGTCGTGGGCCCGCGGGGCGTCAAGCTGTCCGGCGGCCAGATGCAGCGCGCCGCCGCGGCACGCATGCTCGTGCGGGAGGCAGAACTGTACGTGTTCGACGACGTATCGAGCGCCCTCGACGTGGAGACGGAGCAGAAGATGTGGGAGCGGCTCTTCGAAGGCCGCGGGAACGCTACTTGTCTCGTCGTCTCCCACCGCCGCGCCGCGCTGGCGCATGCCGATCATATTATCGTCATGAAGGACGGCCGGATCGAAAACGAGGGCACGGTCGATGAGCTGCTTGCCTCGAGCGAAACGTTCCGGGAGTTATGGTATGGAGAGTCTGCGTCCCAATAG
- a CDS encoding macrolide family glycosyltransferase gives MARVLFINGGSEGHINPTIGVVQELISRGEEVVYVCTEAFRERMEKTGASVRTFDGLSFIKAFISGGRNYVLERVNGLLLTADIVIPSVLEQIKGERFDYIIHDSMFGCGRLLAQMLKLPAISSCTSFAQSEASFDRMLEQFTANVPADIAKPIADRYQSLTALMKEQYDVEIGSPYEVFCNPAPLTLVYTTKAFQPDGEAFDHAYAFVGPSIASRFTQESFDMAAIQGKNPIYISLGTVFNQSLDFYKRCFEAFGNTAHTVVLSIGERTRIADLGEIPANFIVRNYVPQTEVLQYAKLFITHGGMNSTHEGLYYGVPLVVVPQSADQPIIAGQVENVGAGVQLQMSDLTADQLSEAADRVLSRASFKDAAAIMGETFRHSGGYRQATDEIFNYKRQQRIPT, from the coding sequence ATGGCGCGTGTCTTATTTATTAATGGCGGATCCGAGGGACATATCAATCCAACAATCGGCGTGGTACAGGAGCTGATTTCGCGCGGGGAAGAGGTCGTGTACGTTTGTACGGAAGCTTTCCGGGAGCGAATGGAGAAGACGGGAGCATCCGTGCGTACATTCGACGGGCTTTCCTTCATTAAAGCCTTCATCTCCGGCGGCAGGAACTATGTGCTCGAGAGAGTCAACGGTCTCTTGCTAACGGCCGATATCGTCATTCCAAGCGTTCTTGAACAGATCAAAGGCGAACGTTTCGATTACATCATCCACGATTCCATGTTTGGCTGCGGACGGCTGCTGGCGCAAATGCTCAAGCTTCCCGCGATTAGCTCTTGTACTTCTTTCGCGCAGTCGGAAGCGTCCTTCGATCGCATGCTGGAACAATTCACGGCCAATGTCCCGGCGGATATCGCGAAGCCGATCGCCGATCGCTATCAAAGTCTGACAGCTCTAATGAAGGAACAGTATGACGTGGAGATCGGTTCGCCCTACGAGGTGTTTTGCAATCCGGCGCCGCTTACCCTCGTGTATACGACAAAGGCGTTTCAGCCCGATGGAGAAGCTTTCGACCACGCGTACGCGTTCGTAGGCCCGTCCATCGCTTCGCGTTTCACGCAGGAATCCTTCGATATGGCTGCTATTCAGGGGAAGAATCCGATTTACATTTCACTGGGCACCGTCTTTAATCAGTCTCTCGACTTCTATAAGCGTTGTTTCGAAGCGTTCGGGAATACGGCGCATACGGTTGTCCTCTCTATCGGCGAACGCACCCGGATCGCTGACTTGGGAGAAATTCCGGCTAACTTCATCGTCAGAAACTACGTCCCCCAAACGGAGGTCCTGCAATATGCGAAACTCTTTATTACGCATGGCGGAATGAACAGCACCCACGAAGGGCTCTATTACGGGGTCCCGCTCGTCGTCGTCCCGCAAAGCGCGGATCAGCCCATTATTGCCGGGCAAGTCGAGAATGTCGGAGCAGGCGTTCAGCTGCAGATGTCGGACTTGACTGCAGACCAATTAAGCGAGGCCGCGGATCGCGTATTAAGCCGCGCGTCGTTCAAGGATGCCGCTGCGATTATGGGGGAAACTTTCCGGCACTCAGGCGGGTACCGTCAAGCGACGGATGAGATTTTCAACTATAAACGTCAGCAACGCATCCCTACATAA
- a CDS encoding copper amine oxidase N-terminal domain-containing protein: MKMYSRKWLAPVLSLSLLVPTIAEASAANAAAPAVPTADTPAVELRATFDYLLSEHFALAVDAMIKKYDHSFDAAAAQSALEKNAKDMVPAIASLYGEDGAKAFDAIFSSHLSYTKDYVTAVEMNSTADKAAVAAEIEKFAIDLGNFLGTATGGKLPAAAAQDVLRTHEQQVKEVFDDYAAGDYKDAMMKYREGLSFMFDISDALSGAIVAQMPGKFMNTRPDTPAGDLRSALDYLAAEHYALAVLSMQKGFDKSPAYPAILMAEGGNTDGFTAAVASIYGKAGGEAFKQVWLGDHINAQDEIVQATLKGDAAPIAAARAKLGKFAVDFGTFLGAATEGYLPASAATAAVAEHELLVLEAFDLYNAKDASGLYASYDKGYSFMFGVGKALGGAIVAQKPAMFQTMPTKPATPSVKSIWLQINNRTAKVDGQPAAMDVAPSTMKGTTYVSLRTLTTALGANIAWTPAKGEVTVTAGSDRIVFWIGNEIAQVNGKNVHAGAKSFIKEGRTQVPLRFIAELLGWDLNWNAADWSISLTKSM, translated from the coding sequence ATGAAAATGTATTCCCGTAAATGGCTGGCCCCCGTCCTAAGTCTTTCTCTGCTCGTCCCGACGATTGCAGAAGCCTCGGCCGCAAACGCGGCAGCGCCGGCTGTGCCGACCGCAGATACGCCAGCCGTCGAACTGAGAGCTACCTTCGATTACTTATTGTCCGAACATTTCGCGCTCGCCGTCGATGCCATGATCAAGAAGTACGACCATTCCTTCGATGCCGCGGCTGCGCAAAGCGCGCTGGAGAAGAACGCGAAAGACATGGTTCCGGCGATTGCATCCCTCTACGGGGAGGACGGCGCAAAGGCATTCGACGCCATTTTCAGCAGTCACCTCAGCTACACGAAGGATTACGTCACGGCCGTCGAGATGAACAGTACCGCTGACAAAGCCGCGGTTGCCGCCGAAATCGAGAAGTTCGCGATCGATCTAGGAAACTTCCTCGGCACGGCGACGGGAGGAAAACTGCCTGCCGCGGCAGCGCAAGACGTACTCCGCACGCATGAACAGCAGGTCAAAGAAGTATTCGACGACTACGCAGCCGGAGATTACAAGGACGCGATGATGAAGTACAGAGAAGGGCTGAGCTTCATGTTCGACATCAGCGATGCGCTGTCCGGCGCGATCGTCGCTCAGATGCCTGGCAAGTTCATGAACACGCGTCCCGATACCCCTGCGGGCGATCTGCGCTCCGCGCTCGATTACTTGGCTGCCGAGCACTATGCGCTGGCTGTTCTAAGCATGCAGAAGGGTTTCGATAAATCCCCTGCCTATCCTGCGATTCTAATGGCCGAGGGCGGTAACACGGACGGCTTCACCGCTGCCGTCGCTTCCATTTACGGCAAGGCGGGCGGAGAGGCGTTCAAGCAAGTCTGGCTCGGCGACCATATCAACGCGCAGGATGAAATCGTCCAGGCGACGTTGAAAGGCGATGCCGCTCCAATCGCCGCAGCCAGAGCGAAGCTGGGCAAGTTTGCCGTCGACTTCGGCACCTTCCTCGGCGCCGCAACGGAAGGCTACCTGCCGGCATCTGCCGCAACGGCCGCGGTGGCGGAGCACGAACTACTCGTTCTGGAAGCCTTCGATCTGTACAACGCAAAAGACGCTTCCGGCTTGTATGCGAGCTACGATAAGGGCTACAGCTTTATGTTCGGCGTAGGCAAAGCACTCGGCGGCGCGATCGTTGCGCAGAAGCCCGCGATGTTCCAAACGATGCCAACGAAGCCCGCAACGCCGTCCGTGAAGAGCATTTGGCTTCAAATCAACAACCGAACCGCCAAAGTCGACGGACAGCCCGCTGCGATGGACGTCGCTCCGAGCACGATGAAAGGAACGACTTATGTATCGCTCAGAACGCTGACCACGGCGCTCGGAGCGAATATCGCTTGGACGCCCGCTAAGGGCGAAGTCACCGTCACGGCGGGCTCCGATCGCATCGTCTTCTGGATCGGCAATGAAATCGCGCAAGTGAATGGCAAGAACGTTCATGCCGGTGCGAAGTCGTTCATTAAAGAAGGACGCACGCAGGTACCGCTCCGCTTCATCGCCGAGCTGCTCGGCTGGGATTTGAACTGGAACGCTGCGGACTGGTCCATTTCGTTGACGAAGTCCATGTAG
- a CDS encoding RNA polymerase sigma factor: MSDNQTDLELLTGILNRDPEALKLIYERYERSIYTFSYRIVKDAMLAEEIVQELFMRIWHAAERYDPAQGQLASWMFTVTRNIAIDALRRRQTRTSQQVTEAEKLNRKPDPESDTESLAAANIVGEQVRSAIKQLSGEQQEVMELIYFNGYTQQEVSAKCDIPLGTVKSRVRLAMKALRTQLEDIGKEGLSYGP, translated from the coding sequence ATGTCGGATAATCAAACGGATTTGGAGCTGCTGACGGGTATCTTGAACAGAGATCCCGAAGCGCTGAAGCTTATTTATGAACGATACGAGCGGTCGATTTATACTTTCTCCTATCGGATCGTCAAAGACGCCATGTTGGCCGAAGAAATCGTGCAAGAGCTGTTCATGCGCATTTGGCACGCCGCCGAACGATACGATCCCGCTCAAGGGCAGCTTGCCAGCTGGATGTTTACGGTCACGAGAAACATCGCGATCGATGCGCTTCGGCGAAGACAGACGCGAACCTCGCAGCAGGTAACGGAAGCGGAGAAGTTGAACCGGAAGCCGGATCCGGAGTCGGACACGGAGAGTCTTGCGGCCGCGAACATCGTCGGAGAACAGGTCAGAAGCGCGATCAAGCAGCTGAGCGGCGAACAGCAGGAAGTCATGGAACTGATTTATTTCAACGGATATACGCAGCAGGAAGTGTCCGCGAAATGCGACATTCCGCTCGGAACGGTCAAGAGCAGGGTAAGATTGGCCATGAAGGCGCTGCGAACGCAGCTTGAGGATATCGGGAAGGAGGGGCTGAGCTATGGTCCTTAA
- a CDS encoding C40 family peptidase — MKKSVTFLLAALILSGPAGAVLLPGAGQAQAASAVLSVGVTGGAVTQLQSNLLSLGFFDYPSATGYYGSYTQAAVSEFQSSYALPVTGQADAITAEAVRRAVLKQSLVQDTYSYIGIPYIWGGATPSPGFDCSGFIYYMYSKFGVPQTRTTTVNLFKQGYTVYKSMLRPGDLVFFRIAGGTDVDHVGIYAGNGAFISATSSKGIYVQQLDNSYWGPRYAGARRIY; from the coding sequence ATGAAGAAATCCGTTACGTTCCTTCTTGCCGCCCTGATCCTTTCCGGTCCGGCCGGCGCCGTTCTGCTGCCCGGAGCCGGCCAAGCGCAAGCGGCGTCCGCCGTCCTATCCGTTGGCGTTACCGGCGGCGCCGTTACGCAATTGCAATCGAACCTGCTGTCGCTGGGGTTCTTCGATTATCCGTCGGCGACCGGCTATTACGGCTCGTACACCCAGGCGGCCGTCTCGGAATTCCAGTCCAGCTACGCGCTTCCCGTTACCGGACAGGCCGATGCCATCACGGCGGAAGCGGTTCGACGCGCCGTCTTGAAACAGTCGCTCGTCCAAGATACCTATTCGTACATCGGCATCCCTTACATATGGGGCGGCGCGACGCCGAGCCCCGGGTTCGACTGCTCCGGCTTCATCTATTATATGTACAGTAAATTCGGCGTTCCGCAGACGCGCACGACCACGGTCAACTTATTCAAGCAAGGCTACACCGTGTATAAATCCATGCTGAGACCCGGCGACTTGGTCTTCTTCCGCATCGCCGGCGGAACCGACGTCGATCATGTCGGCATCTACGCCGGCAATGGAGCGTTCATCTCCGCTACGAGCTCGAAGGGAATCTACGTCCAACAGCTGGACAACTCCTATTGGGGCCCCCGATATGCCGGTGCGCGGCGGATCTATTAA